Within the Paenibacillus sp. AN1007 genome, the region ATAAACTTTCCCTCCGCAAACGCAGATACCAGGTTATGTACCAGGTCGTCTGAAGATCTATCAAATCCTTTTACAGTATCCACGATTAGAAAATAATTCACAATAATGATGCCCAGCATGGCGAATCCACGTACAATGTCCAGGAAATGGACTCGTTCCTGCAGACGCATGGGTTGTGCCGTGTTTTGCTTTTCTCCATTCATAAATACTTCTCCTTCCGTTAATAGGTGAGGTGCCTCTCCATCAAGCGCGATCATGATGCATAGATTTCGTCTTCACTTTGGATAACTATAGTGATCGATTCTTAACAGTTTCTGAATGTTCGTTTCTTTTTTTGGAGTTGTGACAGCTTTGTGAAGTGAGCTTGCTTTCATAAATGGTTAAGAATTGTGTTTTATCTTATTACGTAAGTGTTTCCCATGGACGATATATAGTGAGGACACGTAAATACATCAGGAATCATGAGGTGAGAAGGGTATGACCCATCGAATATTAGTGGTAGAGGATGACCAGGATATTGGCGATCTGCTGCAGGAATCCCTTACAAGGGCAGGTTATGAGGTGTTGAGGGCCAAAGACGGGCAGCGTGCGCTGGAGCTTGTGGATGATGAACTGGATTTGGTCCTTCTGGATATCATGATGCCGGGGATGTCGGGGGTTGAAACATGTGAACAGATTCGTACGTATTCCAACGTTCCGATCCTGTTCTTAACTGCTAAATCGAGTACCTTGGATAAAACGGAAGGACTTCTGGCAGGCGGGGATGATTACATGACAAAACCATTTTCCGAAGAAGAGCTTCATGCCAGAGTTATTGCTCAATTGCGAAGATACAAGATATATAAGGAGAAAAAAGAGAGTGGGGATACCTTTCTTGTTGGAGGCAGGTTAAAAGTAAATGAGCATTTTAATGATGTCTGGAAAGAAGGACAGCAGCTCAAACTGTCAGATCTGGAGTATCGCATCCTGAAACTATTAATGAATAAACGAAGCAAAATATTTTCTGCTCAAAATATTTATGAAAGCGTCTGGGAACAGCCGTATTTCTATTGTTCGAACAATACGGTCATGGTGCATATTCGCAAATTACGTGCCAAAATTGAAGATGATCCGGCACATCCGGTCTATATCCTTACGGAATGGGGGAGAGGTTACCGTTTTGGCACACCGTAAATTTACGCTCAGTAAGAAACTGGCTTTGCTGATTTTGATCGCTGCTGCCGTTAGTGGTCTGCTGTTTGTAACGATGCAGAAAATCAGCAATGATTTAATAGACAGATATATGAACTCGGAAGCTTACTATGAGAGTGAGACAGCCAAATCCATTGCAAAATTCAGGCAGTACGCAGCGGCGAATCATCTATCGTCAACGGATCGGAAGGCATTTGGGGAATGGGTGAAAAAAGAAAATTACATTATGCTCACCATTTTCAAAGACAAAGTACTCCAGTATGATTCCAATTACTCGGCTGAAGATGAGGCGGCCTACGGTGTAGAGCCTGAAACACGATATGCTCAGAAACACTCCTATCCCGTTATGTTCAGTGACGGAGAGGGGAGAGTAACCGTTGACGGTTTTTTCTCATCCCGATATTACGATATCGTTTTTACCCTGGAGCTGCTGAGCGCCACAATTTTTTTTCTATCTATTGTCCTGCTGGGCATTCGTCGAAATCTCGCTTATTTGAGAACGATTCATGAGGAAATTCACATCCTTGAAGGCGGGGAGCTGGAGTATGAGATGACGATTCGAGGTCACGATGAACTAGCGATGATCGCTGAGAGCATCGAGGAACTTCGTAAAGCTTTTCTGGACAAGTTGGATGCGATCGAAACATTACAGGTGGAAAGCCGCAGTCTTGTGACTGAAATGTCTCATGATATGCGGACTCCGCTGACTTCCTTGATTATGTATCTAGAGTTCGCCAAGAAAGAAGAGGGAGAACACAGTCATTACATTTCCAATGCATACAGCAAAGCGATTCAGCTCAAAAAGCTGTCCGATAATTTGTTTGATTACTTCCTGCTGCATAAAGAACAAGAGACGGATCTTGAGAGCATTGCTGTACAAGACGCCATTTATGATCTGATATCGGATCAGATTGCGGTCCTGCGACAGGAGCATTTTGAAGTTCGCATTGTTGGGGAACTGCCGCAGGTATATATTATGGTGAATCTGGAGGAGTTGGGGCGAGTGTTCGATAACATTTTGTCCAATGTGTTGAAGTATGCGGAAAGGAAGCATGAAATCTGCATCACTTTTGAATCCGATCCGGAAATGTTTGATATCCGAATGACCAATAGGATTAAAGTTCCTGAGAATTCTCAGGAAAGTACAGGACTTGGTGAGAGAATTATTCACCGGATAATGAATCGCATGCAGGGTGAGTTTACAAGAAAGCAGGAGGGTACGTACTATAATGCGATCATGAAGTTCAGAAAATCAAAGGTCTGATCATGCAGCTGATTTGAAATGTAAATTTAATTTAGATAGAAAACACCAGGGGTTTAAATTACATCTGTGGAGGAACCATTATGAACCCGGTAGAGAAGCCAACGAAAGGCACCTTATTTGCAGCCAAACCAACGTTTACTTCACTTATGCTCACGTATCAATCGATGGTCTGGAGATTAGCTTCACGGTATTTTCGAGATCCGCAGGATCGGGATGATATCGTGCAGGAGACATTCTTGAGAGTGTACACACATATTGAACAGATGAACACCCAGAAGAACGTTGTGAACTGGATATATACAATTGGTAAAAATGTATGTCTCGATGATCTTCGTAAGAAGAAGAGACAGCATTCGGCCCCGCCTCCGCTTTATAGGCAGGATAACGGTTCCTCTCAGGATGCCATATACGAGGTAATATCCCGTGAACCTGGACCAGAGGAAAGATTAATTCAAAGTGAGACAGCCGCGGAGCACAAACGCCGCATCAATGATGCATTTCATCAAATACCTTGTAAATGGAAACCATATGTATATCAGCGGTACTGCTTGGAGATGACAGTGAAAGATATCAGTGCATTGAACAGCGTACCCGAAAATACGACTAAAACCTATCTTTTCCGGGGAAGAAAACATATGAAACAGCAGTTAATGGACATCACATATTGAAATAGGAGTCAGCACAGATGAAAACCAAAACATTATATAATAAATTCCGCAAAACACCTCACATCTTACAGGCGCTGCTGAATATTTGCTTGTTCTTTTTAGCTCTCGCTCTCAGTGCACTATTGATTAGTGAGACATGGTATATCGTTCAAATCGTGTTTAAATCCTTTTTCACTCGCGAAGATAGTTACTATGAGATGTTGTCCGAATTGCTTGTTTTCTTCTTATACTTTGAATTTATTGCGTTAATTGTGAAGTACTTCAAATCTAATTTTCATTTTCCGCTCCGTTACTTTATTTATATTGGGATCACGGCCGTTATTCGTTTAATTATTACCGATCATGATAAGGCGATGTCTACTTTCTGGTGGTCCATGGCGATCCTGGTTATGGTTTGTGCTCTTTTTATAGCGAATCGGCGCAAAGATCATCAAGATCATTAAAGTTAACAGAACGCAGGAGCTAACGAATATGAAAAAGGTAATTATTGATGGTCAAGCGATCAGAAATTTAGAGGAGCTGCGCGCTGTGCTTCAGAATGAGTTTTCACTGCATCCAGCGGATTTTGAAACTATGGATACGCTTTGGGAAGCTTTAGTATGGCATGTACCTGTGCCGGTTACGCTGGAATGGATCCATTTTAATAACAGCAGAGCTGTGCTTGGACTTTATGCAGATCAACTGATGAATTTACTATATGAAATCGACGAGCAGCTGGAAGAATTGTTTAGATTCAGTGTAAAATTATAAAAATTCAACATATGAAAAATTCACAATAGAAAACCTATTCCACTCCATTGCTGCATTAATGTTCAAGTGTCAGTTTATCTCTCCTCCCAACTTGAATATTGTATAAATGGAAATCCACATACCAAAAGGTAAGTCAACAGAAAAAGCTGCTTCTTTCTTTAAGAAAGGGCAGCTTTTTCGCTTTGTATATGCACTTGGTCCAGTTAGAAGAGAGGGTGCTTGTCTTAGAAAATGTACTGCCAAAGTGCAGTCATGAACTTGTACAAAAAGTAGAATGAGAATCCGATCAGAAGCACTCCTGCCAGGCTGGAAACGAGCTGTACCATCTTTGCGCTCATCATTTTGCGTGTAATGGAAACGATGGTGAGCAGCCCCAGATCATGCAGGAGAATACCACATAATATCCCTACTGCCGCGATGATGAAGCTCAGCTTGCCTGCGGATTGATACGAGTCCGACAATACAACGCCAAAGACAGAAACCCAGAACATTAGATTGCCAGGGGAGATGGCAACCAATAAACCATTTCGATACGTTCGCCAAAAGGAAGACGGAGCATGGGCTGCTTTCCCGTCCGTAGTGGCGAGGTTCAAATCTGAATTACGAATGGAGTCATAACCCAAATAAGCCAAAAAACCTGCACCAGCCAGCCATAATGGAATCTGCACCAAGGGGATCGACAGAATTGAAGCGAACCCAAAATACATTGCGAGAATCAAGACCGTATCCAATGTCATGCCTCCCAGACCCACTGCCCAGCCATGAAGAAATCCGTTTCGCAGCCCCTGTTTGGTCATCTCTACCGTAATTGCTCCAACGGGCATGGCAATAGCAAGACCTATGAGGATGAACTTAATATATATTTCCATAATCATTCCCTTTCTGTAAAATGGGTCAAGAAAAAACAACAGCTTGTCCACTTCACAAGTTTTTTGTAAAACAGTCTATGTATCTCTCTTCATCTCTTCACATGGATTGCAGAACGGCAGCTCTCCTCAGATCATTGGCTGGTATACAGCTTATTCGGAGGAGAGCTTGTTTAGAATGCTGATTCTATTCTTTTACTTTTTCCCGCTGCAGTGAGTGTAAAAAAGGGCACTTGGTGGGCGTAGTATCGTCGTCCCGTAAGAAATATTGTTTGTACTCCAGATTGCCTTCCGATCCGTATTGTTTTAATTCAGGATGGGCGGGAACCGTATCATAGGCGGCAAGCCGAGCGCGTATTCTAGGAGCAACAGCTGACGCCCGCTGGGGCTGCTCATTCCACAAGTCAAGTACCCAGCGTGGGGTCATCGCCAGCATAAAGTACGGAAAGTGCCTGCTTTGCCGCGAGATATGTGCTGGCGTACCGCAGTAGACGAAATAACGTTCATCATTGTAACAAAATTCCCACAAAGGATTCTCCGGGTCTTCCGGAATATCTTCCGGCCATGCTTCGGGGTCCAGACTTCGCAGCTCACTTAGAAGGTTCCAGAATGATTGTTCATAAGTAAGTACATCCTTCATCTCTTGATCCTGTTCGAAAAAGATGACCAGCGATGAATAATTTCCGAAAGTACGGGAAACCGCTCCATACTCACTTACCACTTTCGATAACTGCTCCGCAGGAGAAGCATTTCCAGACTGAAAAATAAATCCGTAGCGAAGATGACCAAGTGCATACGCCTGAGTTGCTGGGATACAGGGAAATCGTGCCTCACGGTCACTCATTTTGGCGGAAAACAAGCGGTAAGCATCCCTTTGCCATAGTTCAACCGGAAGCTCCTCATTTTCCATATCAACCGAAGAAAACAACAGCGACATCTACAATCCTCCTTTTACTTTACTTATAGGATATAGCCTGCAGGCAAAATGGTGACTGTCCATGTCATGCGAGTGAATATTGTTAGATAACCCAAACCGAAAGATTGCTAAATCAGGAGCACATATCATTAGGGAAATCGTAGAAAACTAGGTTTGCAAGCAAATTTAGACTGATGGCCTACCATGTTTTTCTATCGTGAAGACCTGATTAATCTGATTGTACCGGACAAACCCGATCCGGCTGCAGCGAATGTGTTACAGGAAACGCTGGGTGGTCAGTTCGGTGAAATGCGTACGATGATGCAGTTCTTTTTTTAGAGCAGCAATTTCAGGGGCAAAGCCATGCAGTATAGAGATCTGATTCGCCACCTCAGGGCCATCCGCTTCCTTATCTGCCTGAGCTTCCGAATGAGCACAGTTCTGGTACACATGATCTTAATGCCTAGCGAGCAGAGGGATGGCTTGACTTACGAGTGTCTCTAGCAAATGTATCCATGAGAGAAAGAGATCCTTCGGGATCTTTTTTAGACTTTTGCAGTGAAAATAAAAAGGAGCCCATCACAGGCTCCTTGTGTGTTGATATCTAATTCATCCATTCGGATACATCTAGATACGATTATGGTTTGAGAAATGGCCGAAGGATTGTCCTTGACCTTGAATTGAAGGGTTAGGCGTATTGTAAGGTTGATCCATGTAGGATACGTGCTGTGAAGAAGTATTTGCCAGCTGCTGAGCAAGGTTAGAGATCTGCTGCAGCTGCTGAATCGCTGTCTGGTGCCCTTGCAGCGCCGTTTGGATAATTTGAGCAGCTTGCTGCTCGCGTTGAGCCAGCTGTTCGAGCTGCTGGGCGTTGCTCTGTTCTTGTCTGAGCAATTGCTGATACTGCATGGAAGCTTGCTGTGTTTGTTGTGTCAGCTGTTGAGCCAGCTGAGTAATCTGCTGTGTTTGGGAAAATGGATTCATAATTGTTCCTCCTAAGTGTGTGAATTTACCTGTGTATTATGCTGAGAGGTTTAACGAAATATTCAGGGAGATGTTTTCGGTTGTTTAGGGAAGGCTATCTGTTGCGACGAATATAGATGGGAGAGGATTGACGAAATGGGTCAGGCTTCAGGAAAGTCATCGGATGAAAAAAAACTGAAATGGTGGCAGCTTAGTCTGCTGGGCGTTGCGGGCACCATTGGTACAGGCTATTTTCTCGGCTCCAGTCTAGCTATTAAGATTGGCGGACCCGCGGTAATTATAGCTTATGCACTTGCAGCGTTGGGTACATATGTTGTATTTGATGCATTGGCACGAATGACTTCAGATCACCCCGAGCAGGGGTCGTTTCGCTCTTATGCGAAGAAGGCCTTTGGCGCTTGGGCGGGTTTTGCCAGTGGATGGGTCTATTGGTTTGCCGAGCTTCTCATCATGGGCAGTCAACTGGCCGCACTATCCATTTTTTCACGCTTTTGGTTTCCTGCGGTGCCGCTGTGGATCTTTGCCGCGGGTTATGGCATTGTCGGTTTATGTATTGTTTTCTTTGGAAACAAAGGATTTGATCGGGTGGAAAACGTACTAGCGGTAATTAAAATAGCTGCTATATTCATGTTCCTTGTTCTCGCAATCGCACTGCTTGCAGGCTGGATTGGAGGCACAAAGTATGCACACAAAGTGCCGCTGGATATGGCCTCCATTTTCCCAAAAGGCGGTCTGGGGT harbors:
- a CDS encoding response regulator transcription factor; amino-acid sequence: MTHRILVVEDDQDIGDLLQESLTRAGYEVLRAKDGQRALELVDDELDLVLLDIMMPGMSGVETCEQIRTYSNVPILFLTAKSSTLDKTEGLLAGGDDYMTKPFSEEELHARVIAQLRRYKIYKEKKESGDTFLVGGRLKVNEHFNDVWKEGQQLKLSDLEYRILKLLMNKRSKIFSAQNIYESVWEQPYFYCSNNTVMVHIRKLRAKIEDDPAHPVYILTEWGRGYRFGTP
- a CDS encoding HAMP domain-containing sensor histidine kinase is translated as MAHRKFTLSKKLALLILIAAAVSGLLFVTMQKISNDLIDRYMNSEAYYESETAKSIAKFRQYAAANHLSSTDRKAFGEWVKKENYIMLTIFKDKVLQYDSNYSAEDEAAYGVEPETRYAQKHSYPVMFSDGEGRVTVDGFFSSRYYDIVFTLELLSATIFFLSIVLLGIRRNLAYLRTIHEEIHILEGGELEYEMTIRGHDELAMIAESIEELRKAFLDKLDAIETLQVESRSLVTEMSHDMRTPLTSLIMYLEFAKKEEGEHSHYISNAYSKAIQLKKLSDNLFDYFLLHKEQETDLESIAVQDAIYDLISDQIAVLRQEHFEVRIVGELPQVYIMVNLEELGRVFDNILSNVLKYAERKHEICITFESDPEMFDIRMTNRIKVPENSQESTGLGERIIHRIMNRMQGEFTRKQEGTYYNAIMKFRKSKV
- a CDS encoding sigma-70 family RNA polymerase sigma factor, which gives rise to MNPVEKPTKGTLFAAKPTFTSLMLTYQSMVWRLASRYFRDPQDRDDIVQETFLRVYTHIEQMNTQKNVVNWIYTIGKNVCLDDLRKKKRQHSAPPPLYRQDNGSSQDAIYEVISREPGPEERLIQSETAAEHKRRINDAFHQIPCKWKPYVYQRYCLEMTVKDISALNSVPENTTKTYLFRGRKHMKQQLMDITY
- the psiE gene encoding phosphate-starvation-inducible protein PsiE; protein product: MKTKTLYNKFRKTPHILQALLNICLFFLALALSALLISETWYIVQIVFKSFFTREDSYYEMLSELLVFFLYFEFIALIVKYFKSNFHFPLRYFIYIGITAVIRLIITDHDKAMSTFWWSMAILVMVCALFIANRRKDHQDH
- a CDS encoding barnase inhibitor yields the protein MKKVIIDGQAIRNLEELRAVLQNEFSLHPADFETMDTLWEALVWHVPVPVTLEWIHFNNSRAVLGLYADQLMNLLYEIDEQLEELFRFSVKL
- a CDS encoding LysE family transporter, with protein sequence MEIYIKFILIGLAIAMPVGAITVEMTKQGLRNGFLHGWAVGLGGMTLDTVLILAMYFGFASILSIPLVQIPLWLAGAGFLAYLGYDSIRNSDLNLATTDGKAAHAPSSFWRTYRNGLLVAISPGNLMFWVSVFGVVLSDSYQSAGKLSFIIAAVGILCGILLHDLGLLTIVSITRKMMSAKMVQLVSSLAGVLLIGFSFYFLYKFMTALWQYIF
- a CDS encoding YqcI/YcgG family protein encodes the protein MSLLFSSVDMENEELPVELWQRDAYRLFSAKMSDREARFPCIPATQAYALGHLRYGFIFQSGNASPAEQLSKVVSEYGAVSRTFGNYSSLVIFFEQDQEMKDVLTYEQSFWNLLSELRSLDPEAWPEDIPEDPENPLWEFCYNDERYFVYCGTPAHISRQSRHFPYFMLAMTPRWVLDLWNEQPQRASAVAPRIRARLAAYDTVPAHPELKQYGSEGNLEYKQYFLRDDDTTPTKCPFLHSLQREKVKE
- a CDS encoding AMP-dependent synthetase and ligase, with the protein product MNPFSQTQQITQLAQQLTQQTQQASMQYQQLLRQEQSNAQQLEQLAQREQQAAQIIQTALQGHQTAIQQLQQISNLAQQLANTSSQHVSYMDQPYNTPNPSIQGQGQSFGHFSNHNRI